Proteins found in one Strix uralensis isolate ZFMK-TIS-50842 chromosome 21, bStrUra1, whole genome shotgun sequence genomic segment:
- the NOTCH1 gene encoding neurogenic locus notch homolog protein 1 isoform X1 codes for MERLLPPGLLVLLLPALTRGLRCTQLAESCLNGGKCETFLNGTEVCQCSGAYVGERCQLPNPCLSSPCKNAGTCIPVVRGSTVDYTCACRLGFTDELCLTPRDNVCLSNPCRNGGTCDLLTLSEYKCRCPPGWSGKTCQQADPCASNPCANGGQCVPFEAHYICRCTAGFHGANCKQDVNECNILPPVCKNGGSCTNEVGTYQCSCKPAYTGQNCEHLYVPCNPSPCQNGGTCRQIGDTTYDCTCLPGFTGQNCEENINDCPGNNCKNGGICVDGVNTYNCQCPPEWTGQYCTEDVDECQLMPNACQNGGTCHNNHGGYNCVCVNGWTGEDCSENIDDCAMAACFHGATCHDRVASFYCECPHGRTGLLCHLDDACISNPCNEGSNCDTNPVNGKAICTCPSGYMGPACNQDVDECSLGANPCEHAGKCINTQGSFQCQCLQGYSGPRCEIDVNECLSNPCQNDATCLDQIGEFQCICMPGYEGVYCEINTDECASSPCLHNGNCLDKINEFHCECPTGFNGHLCQFDIDECASTPCKNGAKCVDGPNTYSCECTEGFSGAHCEVDINECDPDPCHYGTCKDSIATFTCLCQPGYMGHRCDININECQSQPCKNGGTCQDRNNAYNCLCLKGTTGPNCEINLDDCASSPCDYGKCIDKINGYECTCEPGYTGRMCNINIDECSSNPCHNGGTCKDGINGFTCLCPEGFHDPKCLSEVNECNSNPCIHGKCHDGLNGYRCDCDPGWSGTNCDINNNECESNPCMNGGTCKDMTSGYICTCREGFSGPNCQTNINECASNPCLNEGTCIDDVAGYTCNCLLPYTGATCEDVLAPCAGGPCKNGGECRESEDYESFSCSCPSGWQGQTCEIDINECVKSPCRNGATCQNTNGSYRCACRTGFTGRNCDTDIDDCKPNPCHNGGSCSDGVGTFFCECLAGFRGPKCEEDINECASNPCKNGANCTDCVNSYTCTCPSGFSGIHCENNTPDCTESSCFNGGTCVDGINTFTCVCPPGFTGSYCEHNINECDSKPCLNGGTCQDSYGTYKCTCPQGYTGLNCQNLVRWCDSSPCKNGGKCWQTNNLYRCECNSGWTGLYCDVPSVSCEVAAKQQGIDVAHLCRNSGLCVDTGNTHFCRCQAGYTGSYCEEQVDECSPNPCQNGATCTDYLGGYSCECVAGYHGVNCSEEINECLSHPCQNGGTCIDLINTYKCSCPRGTQGERCEGDVNECLSNPCDARGTQNCVQRVNDYKCECRPGYAGRRCDTVVDGCKGKPCRNGGTCAVASNTGRGFICKCPPGFVGATCENDSRTCGNLHCLNGGTCISIHKSSKCMCTPAFTGPECQYPASSPCTSNPCYNGGTCEFFSDASPYYRCNCPANFNGLNCHILDFDFQGGIGQDIIPPKIEEKCEIAVCAGYAGNKICDGKCNNHACGWDGGDCSLNFNDPWKNCSQSLQCWKYFNDGKCDSQCNNAGCLYDGFDCQKYEGQCNPLYDQYCKDHFSDGHCDQGCNNFECEWDGLDCANNMPEKLADGTLVVVVLITPENLKNNSFNFLRELSRVLHTNVVFKKNPKGEYMIFPYYGNEEELKKHYIKRSTEDWSDMSSAVINKVKSSLYSRAGRRQKRELDQMDIRGSIVYLEIDNRQCIQSSSQCFQSATDVAAFLGALASLGNLNIPYKIEAVKSETAEPTKNSQLYPMYVVGAVLVLLAFIGVGVLVSRKRRREHGQLWFPEGFKVTESSKKKRREPLGEDSVGLKPLKNASDGTLMDDNQNEWGDEETLDTKKFRFEEQAMLPDTDDQTDHRQWTQQHLDAADLRISSMAPTPPQGEIDADCMDVNVRGPDGFTPLMIASCSGGGLETGNSEEEDDAPAVISDFIYQGASLHNQTDRTGETALHLAARYSRSDAAKRLLEASADANIQDNMGRTPLHAAVSADAQGVFQILIRNRATDLDARMHDGTTPLILAARLAVEGMLDDLINCHADVNAVDDLGKSALHWAAAVNNVEAAVVLLKNGANKDMQNNKEETPLFLAAREGSYETAKVLLDNFANRDITDHMDRLPRDIAQERMHHDIVRLLDEYNLVRSPPLHNGPLGAPTLSPPLCSPNSYIGNLKPAVQGKKARKPSTKGLSCNGKDAKDLKARRKKSQDGKGCLLDNSSVLSPVDSLESPHGYLSDVASPPLMTSPFQQSPSMPLNHLPGMPDAHMSINHLNMAGKQDMAMGNSSRMAFDSVPPRLSHLPVSSPSTVMSNAPMNFSVGGAAALNGQCDWLTRLQNGMVQNQYNPMRGNMQPGAHQQTQNLQHGMMTSLHNGLPTTSLSQMMSYQAMPNTRLASQPHLMQSQQLQQMQQQQLQQQNMQPQQQPQQPQQQAQQQQQPQQHHNPSSNASGHIGQNFLGTELSQPDMQPVSSSTMAVHTILPQDSQMLPTSLPSSLAQPMTTTQFLTPPSQHSYSSPLDNTPSHQLQVPDHPFLTPSPESPDQWSSSSPHSNVSDWSEGISSPPTSMQSQMGHIPEAFK; via the exons GCAAAACCTGCCAGCAGGCCGATCCCTGCGCCTCCAACCCCTGCGCCAACGGGGGCCAGTGCGTCCCCTTCGAAGCCCACTACATCTGCCGGTGCACCGCCGGCTTCCACGGGGCCAACTGCAAGCAGGACGTAAACGAGTGCAACATATTGCCACCCGTCTGCAAGAACGGCGGGAGCTGCACCAACGAGGTGGGCACCTACCAGTGCTCCTGCAAGCCGGCGTACACCGGGCAGAACTGCGAGCACCTCTACGTGCCCTGCAACCCCTCGCCCTGCCAGAACGGGGGGACGTGCCGCCAGATCGGAGACACCACCTACGACTGCACGTGCCTGCCAG GGTTCACGGGCCAGAACTGTGAGGAGAACATCAATGACTGTCCGGGCAACAACTGCAAGAATGGGGGCATCTGCGTGGACGGCGTCAACACCTACAACTGCCAGTGCCCGCCCGAGTGGACAG GTCAGTACTGCACCGAGGATGTGGATGAGTGCCAGCTGATGCCCAACGCCTGCCAGAATGGGGGCACTTGCCACAACAACCACGGTGGCTACAACTGCGTCTGCGTCAATGGCTGGACGGGCGAGGACTGCAGCGAGAACATCGATGACTGCGCCATGGCCGCCTGCTTCCACGGGGCCACCTGCCACGACCGGGTAGCCTCCTTCTACTGCGAGTGCCCCCACGGCCGCACAG GTTTGCTGTGCCACCTCGACGACGCCTGCATCAGCAACCCCTGCAATGAGGGCTCCAACTGCGACACCAACCCCGTCAACGGCAAAGCCATCTGCACGTGTCCTTCGGGGTACATGGGGCCAGCCTGCAACCAGGACGTGGATGAGTGCTCGTTGG GAGCCAACCCTTGCGAGCACGCAGGGAAATGCATCAACACCCAGGGCTCCTTCCAGTGCCAGTGCTTGCAGGGCTACTCGGGCCCTCGCTGCGAGATCGACGTCAATGAGTGCCTCTCCAACCCCTGCCAGAATGATGCCACCTGCCTGGACCAGATTGGGGAGTTCCAGTGCATCTGCATGCCCG GTTACGAGGGGGTTTACTGTGAGATCAACACGGACGAGTGtgccagcagcccctgcctgcacaACGGCAACTGCCTCGACAAGATCAATGAGTTCCATTGCGAGTGCCCCACTG GCTTCAACGGGCACCTCTGCCAGTTCGACATCGACGAGTGTGCCAGCACCCCCTGCAAGAACGGGGCCAAGTGCGTGGACGGCCCCAACACCTACAGCTGCGAGTGCACCGAAG GTTTCTCGGGCGCTCACTGCGAGGTCGACATCAACGAATGTGACCCCGACCCGTGCCACTATGGGACCTGCAAGGACAGCATCGCCACCTTCACCTGTCTCTGCCAGCCCGGCTACATGGGCCACCGCTGCGACATCAACATCAACGAGTGCCAGAGCCAGCCCTGCAAAAATGGGGGGACCTGCCAGGACAGGAACAACGCCTACAACTGCCTCTGCCTCAAAGGGACCACAG GGCCCAACTGCGAGATCAATCTGGACGACTGCGCCAGCAGCCCCTGCGACTACGGCAAGTGCATCGACAAGATCAACGGCTACGAGTGCACCTGCGAGCCGGGGTACACAG GGCGCATGTGCAACATCAACATTGACGAGTGCTCCAGCAACCCTTGCCACAACGGGGGCACGTGCAAGGATGGCATCAACGGCTTCACCTGCCTCTGCCCCGAGGGCTTCCACGACCCCAAGTGCCTGTCCGAAGTGAATGAGTGCAACAGCAACCCCTGCATCCATGGGAAATGCCACGACGGGCTGAACGG CTACAGGTGTGACTGCGACCCAGGCTGGAGTGGGACAAACTGCGACATTAATAATAACGAGTGTGAATCCAATCCCTGCATGAATGGTGGCACCTGCAAGGACATGACCAGCGGCTACATCTGCACCTGCAGGGAGGGCTTCAGCG GACCCAACTGTCAGACCAATATCAACGAATGTGCTTCCAACCCCTGCCTGAACGAGGGCACGTGCATCGATGACGTTGCCGGCTACACCTGCAACTGCCTCCTGCCCTACACAG GAGCCACCTGCGAGGATGTGCTGGCCCCCTGTGCTGGTGGCCCCTGCAAGAATGGCGGCGAGTGCCGGGAGTCAGAAGACTACGAGAGCTTCTCCTGCAGTTGCCCCTCTGGCTGGCAAG GTCAGACCTGCGAGATCGACATCAACGAGTGCGTGAAGAGCCCCTGCCGCAACGGGGCCACGTGCCAGAACACCAACGGGAGCTACCGCTGCGCCTGCAGAACCGGCTTCACCGGCCGCAACTGTGACACTGACATCGATGACTGCAAGCCCA ATCCATGCCACAACGGTGGCTCCTGCTCCGATGGCGTCGGCACATTCTTCTGCGAGTGCCTGGCTGGTTTCCGCGGGCCCAAGTGCGAGGAGGACATCAACGAGTGCGCCAGCAACCCCTGCAAGAACGGTGCCAACTGCACTGACTGCGTCAACAGCTACACCTGCACTTGCCCCTCCGGCTTCAGTGGCATCCACTGCGAGAACAACACACCTGACTGCACGGAGAG CTCCTGTTTCAACGGTGGGACCTGTGTGGATGGCATCAACACCTTCACCTGCGTCTGTCCGCCCGGCTTCACGGGCAGCTACTGCGAGCATAACATCAATGAATGCGACTCCAAGCCGTGCCTGAACGGGGGCACATGTCAGGACAGCTATGGGACGTACAAGTGCACTTGTCCCCAAGGATACACCGGGCTCAACTGCCAG AACCTGGTGCGTTGGTGCGACTCCTCTCCTTGCAAAAACGGAGGGAAGTGCTGGCAGACCAACAACCTGTACCGCTGCGAGTGCAACAGCGGGTGGACAGGGCTGTACTGCGATGTCCCCAGTGTCTCCTGCGAGGTGGCTGCTAAGCAGCAAG GTATCGATGTAGCACATCTCTGCAGGAATTCGGGGCTCTGTGTGGACACCGGCAACACTCACTTCTGCCGCTGCCAGGCCGGCTACACTGGCAGCTACTGCGAGGAGCAGGTGGATGAGTGTTCCCCCAACCCCTGCCAGAACGGAGCCACCTGCACAGACTACCTGGGAGGCTACTCCTGTGAG TGTGTGGCTGGTTATCATGGAGTTAACTGCTCAGAGGAGATCAATGAGTGCTTGTCCCACCCATGCCAGAATGGAGGAACCTGCATCGATCTCATCAATACCTACAAATGCTCCTGCCCCAGAGGAACTCAAG GGGAGCGCTGCGAGGGAGACGTCAACGAGTGCCTGTCCAACCCCTGCGACGCCCGCGGCACCCAGAACTGCGTGCAGCGGGTCAATGACTACAAATGCGAGTGCCGACCTGGCTACGCAG GCCGTCGCTGCGACACCGTGGTGGACGGCTGTAAAGGCAAACCCTGCAGGAACGGTGGGACGTGCGCCGTTGCCAGCAACACCGGCCGTGGCTTCATCTGCAAATGCCCCCCG GGATTCGTGGGTGCCACCTGCGAGAATGACTCCCGCACCTGTGGGAACCTGCACTGCCTGAACGGTGGCACCTGCATCTCCATCCACAAGAGCTCCAAGTGCATGTGCACGCCGGCCTTCACAGGTCCCGAGTGCCAGTACCCGGCCAGCAGCCCCTGCACATCCAACCCCTGCTACAACGGGGGCACCTGCGAGTTCTTCAGCGATGCCTCCCCCTACTACCGGTGCAACTGCCCTGCCAACTTCAACGGCCTCAACTGCCACATCCTCGACTTTGATTTCCAAGGTGGGATCGGGCAGGATATCATCCCACCCAAAATCGAGGAGAAGTGCGAGATCGCCGTCTGCGCGGGGTATGCCGGCAACAAGATCTGCGATGGGAAATGCAACAACCACGCCTGCGGCTGGGACGGGGGCGACTGCTCCCTCAATTTCAATGACCCCTGGAAGAACTGTTCCCagtctctgcagtgctggaagTACTTCAACGATGGCAAGTGCGACTCTCAGTGCAATAATGCTGGCTGCCTGTACGATGGATTTGACTGCCAGAAATACGAAGGGCAGTGCAA CCCTCTGTATGATCAGTACTGCAAAGATCACTTCTCAGATGGTCACTGTGACCAGGGCTGCAATAATTTTGAGTGCGAATGGGATGGTCTGGACTGTGCAAACAACATGCCAGAGAAGCTTGCAGATGGCACGCTGGTGGTGGTGGTCCTGATCACCCCCGAGAACCTGAAGAACAACTCTTTCAACTTCCTGCGGGAGCTGAGCCGCGTGCTGCACACCAACGTGGTCTTCAAGAAGAACCCCAAGGGAGAGTATATGATCTTTCCATACTATGGCAATGAGGAGGAGCTGAAAAAGCATTATATCAAGAGGTCAACAGAGGACTGGTCAGATATGTCTAGTGCTGTCATCAACAAAGTAAAGAGCAGCCTCTACTCCAGGGCTGGCAGAAGGCAGAAGCGAGAGCTCGATCAGATGGACATCAGAGG ATCCATTGTCTACTTGGAAATTGATAACCGACAGTGCATCCAGTCGTCTTCCCAGTGCTTCCAGAGTGCCACTGATGTGGCGGCATTCCTGGGTGCCTTGGCCTCCCTTGGCAACCTGAACATACCCTACAAAATAGAAGCAGTTAAAA GTGAAACAGCTGAGCCCACGAAGAACTCCCAGCTGTATCCTATGTACGTGGTGGGGGCTGTGCTGGTCTTGCTTGCTTTCATTGGAGTGGGAGTACTGGTGTCTCGTAAGCGGCGCAGGGAGCATGGGCAGCTTTGGTTCCCAGAGGGCTTCAAAGTGACAGAGTCGAGCAAGAAGAAGCGACGAGAACCACTTGGGGAGGATTCTGTTGGACTCAA acccCTCAAAAATGCTTCAGACGGCACGCTGATGGATGACAACCAAAATGAGTGGGGTGATGAGGAGACCTTGGACACCAAGAAGTTCAGG TTCGAGGAGCAGGCGATGCTGCCGGACACGGACGATCAGACGGATCACAGGCAGTGGACCCAGCAGCACCTGGACGCCGCCGACCTGCGCATATCCTCCATGGCACCCACTCCACCGCAGGGGGAGATCGATGCAGACTGTATGGATGTCAACGTCAGAGGTCCCG ATGGCTTCACCCCGCTGATGATCGCCTCGTGCAGCGGAGGAGGGCTGGAGACCGGTAATAGCGAAGAGGAAGACGATGCTCCCGCTGTCATCTCGGATTTCATTTACCAAGGCGCCAGCTTACACAACCAGACTGACCGCACTGGCGAGACGGCCCTTCACCTGGCTGCCCGCTACTCCCGCTCCGACGCTGCCAAGCGCCTGCTGGAAGCCAGTGCTGATGCAAACATCCAGGATAACATGGGCAGGACACCCCTCCATGCTGCCGTCTCTGCCGATGCCCAAGGAGTCTTCCAG ATCCTGATTAGGAACAGGGCAACCGATCTTGACGCCCGAATGCATGACGGGACCACTCCTCTGATCCTGGCTGCTCGCTTGGCTGTGGAGGGCATGCTGGACGATCTCATCAACTGCCACGCAGACGTCAATGCCGTGGATGATCTAG GCAAGTCAGCACTGCACTGGGCAGCTGCTGTGAATAATGTTGAAGCTGCAGTCGTCCTCCTGAAGAATGGTGCCAATAAGGATATGCAGAATAATAAG GAGGAGACCCCACTGTTCCTCGCAGCCAGAGAAGGGAGCTACGAAACCGCCAAGGTCCTGCTGGACAATTTTGCCAACCGTGACATCACGGACCACATGGACCGGCTGCCACGGGACATCGCCCAGGAGCGCATGCACCACGACATCGTGAGGCTGCTGGACGAGTACAACCTGGTGCGGAGCCCACCGCTGCACAATGGCCCACTGGGAGCACCCACGCTgtcccctccactctgctctccCAACAGCTACATCGGCAACCTGAAACCTGCCGTCCAGGGCAAGAAGGCCAGGAAGCCGAGTACCAAGGGCCTGAGCTGCAACGGCAAGGATGCCAAAGACCTCAAAGCCCGGAGGAAAAAGTCACAAGATGGAAAAGGATGTCTGCTTGACAACTCCAGTGTGTTGTCACCAGTGGACTCCCTGGAGTCGCCCCATGGGTACCTGTCAGATGTCGCCTCTCCTCCGCTGATGACCTCTCCATTTCAGCAGTCCCCTTCCATGCCTCTGAATCATCTGCCAGGCATGCCTGATGCCCACATGAGCATCAATCACCTCAACATGGCGGGGAAGCAGGATATGGCCATGGGAAACTCCAGCAGGATGGCCTTCGATTCGGTGCCGCCGCGCCTCTCCCACCTCCCCGTCTCCAGCCCCAGCACGGTGATGAGCAACGCCCCGATGAATTTCTCGGTTGGCGGAGCGGCCGCTCTGAACGGGCAGTGTGACTGGCTCACCAGGCTGCAGAACGGCATGGTCCAGAACCAGTACAACCCCATGAGAGGCAACATGCAACCAGGGGCGCATCAGCAGACGCAAAACCTTCAACACGGCATGATGACCTCCCTGCACAACGGCCTGCCCACCACGAGCTTGTCGCAGATGATGAGCTACCAGGCCATGCCCAACACCCGGCTGGCTTCCCAGCCTCACCTGATGcagagccagcagctccagcagatgcagcagcaacagctccagcagcaaaacatgcagccgcagcagcagccgcagcaaCCCCAGCAGCaggcgcagcagcagcagcagccgcagcagcatcACAACCCCAGCTCCAATGCGAGCGGCCACATCGGCCAAAATTTCCTCGGTACGGAGCTGAGCCAGCCCGACATGCAGCCGGTGAGCAGCAGCACCATGGCAGTCCACACCATCCTGCCTCAAGATTCCCAGATGCTGCCCACGTCTCTGCCATCCTCCCTCGCCCAGCCCATGACCACCACGCAGTTTCTAACTCCACCTTCCCAGCACAGTTATTCCTCCCCCTTGGACAACACCCCCAGCCACCAGCTCCAGGTGCCCGACCACCCTTTCCTAACGCCGTCTCCGGAGTCGCCAGACCAGTGGTCCAGCTCGTCTCCTCACTCCAACGTGTCCGACTGGTCTGAGGGCATCTCCAGCCCTCCCACGAGTATGCAGTCACAGATGGGACACATCCCCGAAGCCTTCAAGTAA